In one Sebastes umbrosus isolate fSebUmb1 chromosome 13, fSebUmb1.pri, whole genome shotgun sequence genomic region, the following are encoded:
- the ubr3 gene encoding E3 ubiquitin-protein ligase ubr3 isoform X1 yields MMAASLLLLRRDKKATAAHLKADLNRTDNTSGLRQLQELLDAVLNPEKPPADTEALDWCKCLIAGGDGFEEFCNTVRSYDNATLCGLVWTANFVAYRCRTCGISPCMSLCAECFNNGEHTGHDFNMFRSQAGGACDCGDSNVMRETGFCRRHRLRTGENIPSIPRDLLLMSEMVLPRFILCIIQYLRDGYIEADTSTERDLQKVLQQLEPQISFLEELTKMGGAMRTVLTKILTNQQTFKELSMGQEENLYAKKNYDKYLSALQNSGLVSMEEKAQGATGDVAVGAEGGAGAMVLLATSAPGSPDESNKEEDQDAGQSVGQRKRVKLSSSTKDPCIIESLKHKCFLEELLFWTIKYEFPQKMVTFLLNMLPDQDYKITFTKTFVQHYAFIMKTLMKSHESDTMSNRIVHISVQLFSNEELARHVTEECQLLDIMVTVLLYMMESCLIKSELQDEENSRHVVVNCSEALLKNNTYWPLVSDFINILSHQSVAKKFLEDHSLLMLWMSFVSFFQGMNLNKRELNEHVEFESQTYYAAFAAELEACAQPMWGLLTHCKVKETQEYTKTVVRYCLETLQIWFDAIGFIDEPAPNQVTFHLPLHRYYAMFLSKAVKCQGLDLDSLLPDQEMLMKIMVHPLQIQACLSEIHSNMWVRNGLQIKGQAMTYVQSHFCNSMIDPDIYLLQVCASRLDPDYFISSVFERFKVVDLLTMASQHQNAVLDSEQERPMLEGALTFLVILTSLRVHLGMTDDEILRAEMVSQLCMNDRTHSALLDLIPENPNPKSGIVPGSCSFEEMLSAVADFKAPVFEPGGSMQQGMYTPKAEVWEKEFDPIMVVLRTVYRRDVQSAMDRYSAFLKQSGLHTGNPWPPYKERTPLHPCYKGLIKLLHCKTLHIVIFTLLYKIWMDHPNMSEHVLCMVLYLIELGLDNQVQDNKGDEEPCIEEHCHDSWFPGTNLLSNLHHVINFVRVRVPETAPEVKREAPPSTSTEASSYGQNSRRLTGNWRENLREAQVFSLVAERRRKFQEIINRSNTEATQVVRPKSSSTRWVPPGTPPQLVTEILEIRESMLSLLIKLHQKLSSKQNSLSASWLEDMDTSRHTHGDGITAIERILTKAAARSCQIKRSIQDICGKVCPPVPPKKNSPSDKKTMDKEERRQRARERQQKLLAEFASRQKSFMETAMDVESPDTEAAMDLGASEVMESEVLYDCVICGQSGPSTEDRPTGLVVLLQASSVLGHRCKSEEAKKLPTSDEEHIYAADTCGVAHDVRLTLMQRFFKDSSCLQSVSIGWDGGVYVQTCGHTLHIDCHKSYMESLRNDQVLQGFSVDKGEFTCPLCRQFANSVLPCRPGRGTEAGAWHTPTNKKTFALVKEVEDLQEKMGLFPTESNLSKEMELVIKDIKNTTQKKYMDYGKNPGSPDNDFLFMYSVARTNLELELVHRGGNLCSGGASASAKRSCLNQLFHVLAMHMRLYSIDSAYNPWTRLTQVAQSREADGFDDERPEVPMLFRDVPSLLIIFVLTMPQPLRKEHFTCVVKMLYNLQFAQALAALSTKFSPEERQAWSTSGALKKNAANAETSFEALLSHVISELSKDKSVYKVNAEETSMLISSVWSPQSIEFSLQQFCLPFLRLSCLLQHHLYGDNLTGCLEGEEFSSLAVCLGLLTSAPQPSSIVHSASCLKWAVSAFDLVTQWCAEVTGLSQMQAEQSLTLLVQEPRWAAPRLLQLPDNYNIIFQYYHRKACTACKKVPKDPALCLVCGAFVCLKGPCCKQQGICECVLHSQHCGAATGIFLLINASVIIIIRGHRFCLWGSVYLDAHGEEDRDLRRGKPLFLCEERYRVLEQQWVSHTFDHINKRWGPHYNGL; encoded by the exons ATGATGGCGgcgtcgctgctgctgctgcgccgGGACAAGAAAGCCACCGCCGCCCACCTGAAGGCAGACCTCAACCGGACCGACAACACCTCCGGGCTCCGGCAACTCCAGGAGCTGCTCGACGCGGTGCTAAACCCGGAGAAACCCCCTGCGGACACGGAGGCGCTGGACTGGTGTAAATGTCTGATCGCTGGAGGAGACGGCTTCGAGGAGTTTTGCAACACGGTCCGCTCCTATGACAACGCGACTCTCTGCGGGCTGGTCTGGACGGCCAACTTCGTGGCGTATCGGTGCCGGACGTGTGGCATCTCACCCTGCATGTCACTGTGTGCGGAGTGCTTCAATAACGGGGAGCACACGGGCCATGATTTCAACATGTTCCGGAGCCAGGCTGGCGGGGCCTGCGACTGTGGAGACAGTAATGTCATGCGAGAGACGGG GTTCTGCAGACGGCATCGGTTGAGAACGGGGGAGAATATCCCCTCAATACCTCGAGACCTTCTCTTGATGTCTGAGATGGTTCTTCCTCGCTTTATCCTGTGTATCATACAGTATCTGAGAGACGGATACATTGAAGCAG ACACCTCAACTGAGAGAGATCTACAGAAAGTTCTGCAGCAGCTGGAACCTCAGATCTCCTTCCTTGAGGAGCTCACGAAGATGGGCGGCGCAATGAGGACTGTACTGACAAAGATCTTGACCAATCAGCAAACATTCAAGGAGTTGAGCATGG GCCAAGAGGAGAATTTGTATGCTAAAAAGAACTATGACAAGTATTTGTCAGCCTTGCAGAATTCAGGTCTTGTTTCTATGGAGGAGAAAGCCCAAGGTGCTACTGGTGATGTCGCTGTTGGTGCTGAAGGAGGTGCAGGAGCGATGGTCCTATTGG CAACCAGCGCACCAGGGAGCCCAGATGAGTCTAATAAAGAG gaGGACCAAGATGCAGGACAGTCTGTTGGACAAAGGAAGAGGGTTAAGCTGAGCAGCAGTACCAAAG ACCCGTGTATTATTGAATCTCTGAAGCATAAATGCTTCCTCGAGGAGTTGCTGTTTTGGACAATAAAATATGAGTTTCCTCAGAAGATGGTCACTTTCCTACTAAACATGTTACCAGATCAAGATTACAAG ATCACTTTTACAAAAACATTTGTTCAGCATTATGCATTCATCATGAAAACACTGATGAAAAGCCACGAGTCAGATACCATGTCCAACCGCATTGTACATATTAGTGTGCAGCTGTTTAGCAACGAGGAGCTGGCTCGACACGTGACGGAGGAGTGTCAACTGCTGGACATAATGGTCACAGTTCTCCTCTACATGATGGAGAGTTGCCTTATTAAAAGTGAACTTCAGG ATGAAGAGAACAGTCGCCATGTTGTGGTGAACTGCAGCGAGGCTCTGTTGAAGAACAACACCTACTGGCCATTAGTTAGTGATTTTATTAACATCCTCTCACACCAAAGTGTAGCGAAAAAGTTCCTGGAGGACCATTCATTGTTGATGCTGTGGATGAGCTTTGTGTCATTTTTCCAAG GTATGAACCTGAATAAGCGGGAGTTGAATGAGCACGTGGAATTTGAGTCTCAGACATACTATGCAGCATTTGCAGCAGAGCTTGAGGCCTGTGCACAACCAATGTGGGGTCTCTTAACACACTGCAAAGTCAAA GAGACACAGGAATATACTAAGACTGTGGTACGCTACTGCTTGGAGACCCTGCAGATCTGGTTTGATGCCATTGGCTTCATTGACGAG CCTGCCCCAAATCAAGTGACATTTCACCTGCCACTGCACCGCTACTATGCCATGTTCCTCAGTAAG GCTGTAAAGTGCCAAGGCCTGGACCTGGACAGCCTCCTGCCTGACCAAGAgatgctgatgaagatcatggtGCATCCACTCCAAATCCAG GCATGCCTGTCAGAGATCCACAGCAACATGTGGGTCAGGAATGGTCTGCAGATCAAGGGACAGGCTATGACCTACGTGCAGTCACACTTCTGCAACTCCATGATTGATCCAGACATCTATCTGCTCCAG GTTTGTGCATCAAGACTAGATCCTGACTACTTTATCTCAAGTGTCTTTGAGAG ATTCAAGGTGGTCGACCTGTTGACGATGGCGTCTCAGCATCAGAACGCTGTGTTGGACTCTGAGCAGGAGAGGCCGATGCTTGAAGGAGCACTGACCTTCCTGGTCATATTGACAAGCCTTCGCGTTCATTTGG GGATGACGGATGATGAGATCCTTCGAGCTGAGATGGTCTCACAGTTGTGTATGAATGACCGTACACACAGCGCGCTGCTAGACCTT ATTCCTGAGAATCCCAACCCAAAGAGTGGCATTGTTCCAGGGAGCTGTAGTTTTGAGGAGATGCTGTCTGCTGTGGCTGACTTCAAAGCACCAGTGTTTGAGCCTGGAGGTTCCATGCAGCAGGGCATGTACACACCAAAAG CGGAGGTGTGGGAGAAGGAGTTTGACCCCATCATGGTCGTTCTCAGAACGGTCTATCGGCGTGACGTCCAATCAGCAATGGACAGATACTCAGCATT TTTAAAACAGTCTGGACTTCACACCGGCAACCCATGGCCACCTTACAAAGAGAGGACTCCTCTGCATCCGTGTTACAAAGGCCTAATCAAGCTGTTGCACTGCAAGACGCTGCACATTGtgatattcactctcctttacAAG ATATGGATGGATCACCCGAACATGTCGGAGCATGTGCTGTGCATGGTGCTGTACCTGATTGAGCTGGGCTTGGACAACCAGGTTCAAGACAACAAGGGGGATGAG GAGCCTTGCATTGAGGAGCACTGCCATGACAGCTGGTTCCCAGGCACAAACCTGCTCTCCAATCTGCACCACGTCATCAACTTTGTGAGGGTTCGGGTTCCTGAGACGGCTCCTGAAGTGAAGAGAGAGGCCCCTCCCAGCACCAGCACTGAAGCTTCTTCTTATGGCCAG AACTCCAGGCGTCTTACAGGGAATTGGAGAGAG AACCTGCGTGAAGCTCAGGTGTTCAGCCTTGTAGCGGAGCGGAGGAGGAAGTTCCAGGAGATAATCAACCGCAGCAACACTGAAGCCACCCAGGTCGTCAGGCCCAAGAGCTCCTCAACACGCTGGGTCCCACCAGGCACTCCCCCTCAGCTGGTGACAGAGATCCTGGAGATCCGGGAGAGCATGCTGTCCCTCCTCATCAAGCTCCACCAGAAGCTGTCGTCCAAGCAGAACTCTCTGTCGGCTTCCTGGCTGGAGGATATGGACACGAGTCGTCACACTCATGGAGACGGCATCACAGCCATTGAGCGCATCCTCACCAAGGCAGCCGCGCGCAGCTGCCAAATCAAGCGTAGCATCCAGGACATTTGTGGAAAGGTGTGTCCTCCTGTGCCACCAAAGAAGAACAGTCCCTCTGACAAGAAAACCATGGATAAAGAAGAGAG acgTCAGAGGGctagagagagacagcagaagCTGCTTGCTGAATTTGCCTCCAGGCAGAAGAGTTTCATGGAAACGGCCATGGATGTTG AATCCCCTGACACCGAAGCAGCCATGGACCTCGGAGCGTCTGAAGTGATGGAGTCTGAGGTTCTTTATGACTGCGTGATCTGCGGCCAAAGCGGACCCTCCACTGAAGACAGACCCACCGGCCTAGTAGTTCTCCTCCAAGCATCCTCAG TGCTCGGGCACCGCTGCAAAAGCGAAGAAGCTAAGAAGCTACCGACTAGTGATGAAGAGCACATCTACGCTGCAGACACGTGTGGAGTGGCTCATGATGTCAGACTGACGCTCATGCAACGGTTCTTCAAAGAT AGCTCTTGTCTGCAGTCTGTGTCAATAGGTTGGGATGGGGGCGTCTACGTTCAGACCTGTGGACACACTTTGCATATAGATTGCCACAAGTCATACATGGAGTCTCTGAGG AATGACCAGGTCCTCCAGGGTTTCTCTGTGGACAAGGGTGAATTTACGTGCCCACTGTGTCGACAGTTTGCCAATAGTGTCCTTCCCTGTCGCCCCGGGCGGGGCACAGAGGCTGGAGCCTGGCACACACCCACAAACAAGAAGACGTTTGCGCTCGTAAAGGAGGTGGAAGATCTTCAGGAGAAGATGGGCCTTTTCCCA acggAATCCAACTTGAGTAAAGAGATGGAGCTGGTCATTAAAGACATCAAGAATACCACCCAGAAGAAATACATGGACTACGGCAAAAACCCTGGCTCCCCTGACAACGATTTCCTCTTCATGTACTCCGTGGCAAG GACCAACCTGGAGTTGGAACTTGTGCACCGAGGAGGAAACTTGTGTTCTGGAGGGGCCAGTGCGTCTGCCAAACGCTCCTGTCTCA atCAGCTGTTCCATGTGCTGGCCATGCACATGCGTCTTTACAGCATTGATTCAGCCTACAACCCCTGGACTAGGCTGACTCAGGTTGCACAaagcagagaggcaga TGGCTTTGATGATGAGAGACCTGAGGTACCCATGCTGTTTCGAGATGTCCCATCCCTCCTGATTATCTTTGTGCTTACAATGCCACAGCCTCTGCGAAAAG AGCACTTTACCTGTGTGGTGAAGATGCTGTACAACCTGCAGTTCGCCCAGGCTCTGGCTGCTCTCTCAACCAAGTTCAGCCCAGAAGAAAGGCAGGCCTGGAGCACATCTGGAGCACTCAAGAAG AATGCTGCAAATGCCGAGACATCCTTTGAAGCGCTGCTCAGTCACGTTATCAGTGAGCTCTCTAAGGACAAGAGTGTCTACAAGGTGAACGCTGAAGAAACATCAATG CTGATCTCCAGTGTGTGGTCTCCACAGTCTATCGAGTTCAGCCTTCAGCAGTTCTGCCTGCCCTTCCTGCGTCTCTCCTGCCTTCTGCAGCATCACCTCTACGGAGACAACCTAACTGGCTGTCTG GAGGGGGAGGAGTTCTCGTCCTTGGCTGTGTGTCTAGGGCTCTTAACCTCGGCCCCTCAGCCTTCCAGCATCGTGCACAGTGCCTCATGTCTGAAGTGGGCGGTCAGCGCCTTTGACCTGGTGACACAGTGGTGCGCTGAGGTCACAGGGCTCTCTCAGATGCAGGCTGAGCAATCATTG ACCTTGCTTGTCCAGGAACCTCGGTGGGCAGCGCCCCGTCTTCTCCAGCTACCCGACAACTATAATATCATCTTCCAGTACTATCACAGGAAGGCCTGCACTGCCTGCAAAAAAGTGCCAAAAGATCCCGCGCTCTGCCTTGTTTGTGGCGCCTTCGTCTGTCTCAAAGGCCCGTGCTGCAAACAGCAGGGTATCTGTGAATGTGTTTTG CACTCCCAACATTGTGGCGCAGCTACAGGCATCTTTCTACTGATAAATGCctcagtcatcatcatcattcgtGGACATCGTTTCTGCCTGTGGGGCTCTGTTTACCTAGATGCCCACGGAGAGGAGGATCGCGATTTACG CCGTGGCAAGCCTCTCTTCTTATGTGAAGAGAGGTATCGAGTGTTGGAGCAACAGTGGGTTTCACACACCTTTGATCACATCAATAAGCGTTGGGGGCCTCACTATAACGGACTCTAA
- the ubr3 gene encoding E3 ubiquitin-protein ligase ubr3 isoform X2 yields the protein MMAASLLLLRRDKKATAAHLKADLNRTDNTSGLRQLQELLDAVLNPEKPPADTEALDWCKCLIAGGDGFEEFCNTVRSYDNATLCGLVWTANFVAYRCRTCGISPCMSLCAECFNNGEHTGHDFNMFRSQAGGACDCGDSNVMRETGFCRRHRLRTGENIPSIPRDLLLMSEMVLPRFILCIIQYLRDGYIEADTSTERDLQKVLQQLEPQISFLEELTKMGGAMRTVLTKILTNQQTFKELSMGQEENLYAKKNYDKYLSALQNSGLVSMEEKAQGATGDVAVGAEGGAGAMVLLATSAPGSPDESNKEEDQDAGQSVGQRKRVKLSSSTKDPCIIESLKHKCFLEELLFWTIKYEFPQKMVTFLLNMLPDQDYKITFTKTFVQHYAFIMKTLMKSHESDTMSNRIVHISVQLFSNEELARHVTEECQLLDIMVTVLLYMMESCLIKSELQDEENSRHVVVNCSEALLKNNTYWPLVSDFINILSHQSVAKKFLEDHSLLMLWMSFVSFFQGMNLNKRELNEHVEFESQTYYAAFAAELEACAQPMWGLLTHCKVKETQEYTKTVVRYCLETLQIWFDAIGFIDEPAPNQVTFHLPLHRYYAMFLSKAVKCQGLDLDSLLPDQEMLMKIMVHPLQIQACLSEIHSNMWVRNGLQIKGQAMTYVQSHFCNSMIDPDIYLLQVCASRLDPDYFISSVFERFKVVDLLTMASQHQNAVLDSEQERPMLEGALTFLVILTSLRVHLGMTDDEILRAEMVSQLCMNDRTHSALLDLIPENPNPKSGIVPGSCSFEEMLSAVADFKAPVFEPGGSMQQGMYTPKAEVWEKEFDPIMVVLRTVYRRDVQSAMDRYSAFLKQSGLHTGNPWPPYKERTPLHPCYKGLIKLLHCKTLHIVIFTLLYKIWMDHPNMSEHVLCMVLYLIELGLDNQVQDNKGDEEPCIEEHCHDSWFPGTNLLSNLHHVINFVRVRVPETAPEVKREAPPSTSTEASSYGQNLREAQVFSLVAERRRKFQEIINRSNTEATQVVRPKSSSTRWVPPGTPPQLVTEILEIRESMLSLLIKLHQKLSSKQNSLSASWLEDMDTSRHTHGDGITAIERILTKAAARSCQIKRSIQDICGKVCPPVPPKKNSPSDKKTMDKEERRQRARERQQKLLAEFASRQKSFMETAMDVESPDTEAAMDLGASEVMESEVLYDCVICGQSGPSTEDRPTGLVVLLQASSVLGHRCKSEEAKKLPTSDEEHIYAADTCGVAHDVRLTLMQRFFKDSSCLQSVSIGWDGGVYVQTCGHTLHIDCHKSYMESLRNDQVLQGFSVDKGEFTCPLCRQFANSVLPCRPGRGTEAGAWHTPTNKKTFALVKEVEDLQEKMGLFPTESNLSKEMELVIKDIKNTTQKKYMDYGKNPGSPDNDFLFMYSVARTNLELELVHRGGNLCSGGASASAKRSCLNQLFHVLAMHMRLYSIDSAYNPWTRLTQVAQSREADGFDDERPEVPMLFRDVPSLLIIFVLTMPQPLRKEHFTCVVKMLYNLQFAQALAALSTKFSPEERQAWSTSGALKKNAANAETSFEALLSHVISELSKDKSVYKVNAEETSMLISSVWSPQSIEFSLQQFCLPFLRLSCLLQHHLYGDNLTGCLEGEEFSSLAVCLGLLTSAPQPSSIVHSASCLKWAVSAFDLVTQWCAEVTGLSQMQAEQSLTLLVQEPRWAAPRLLQLPDNYNIIFQYYHRKACTACKKVPKDPALCLVCGAFVCLKGPCCKQQGICECVLHSQHCGAATGIFLLINASVIIIIRGHRFCLWGSVYLDAHGEEDRDLRRGKPLFLCEERYRVLEQQWVSHTFDHINKRWGPHYNGL from the exons ATGATGGCGgcgtcgctgctgctgctgcgccgGGACAAGAAAGCCACCGCCGCCCACCTGAAGGCAGACCTCAACCGGACCGACAACACCTCCGGGCTCCGGCAACTCCAGGAGCTGCTCGACGCGGTGCTAAACCCGGAGAAACCCCCTGCGGACACGGAGGCGCTGGACTGGTGTAAATGTCTGATCGCTGGAGGAGACGGCTTCGAGGAGTTTTGCAACACGGTCCGCTCCTATGACAACGCGACTCTCTGCGGGCTGGTCTGGACGGCCAACTTCGTGGCGTATCGGTGCCGGACGTGTGGCATCTCACCCTGCATGTCACTGTGTGCGGAGTGCTTCAATAACGGGGAGCACACGGGCCATGATTTCAACATGTTCCGGAGCCAGGCTGGCGGGGCCTGCGACTGTGGAGACAGTAATGTCATGCGAGAGACGGG GTTCTGCAGACGGCATCGGTTGAGAACGGGGGAGAATATCCCCTCAATACCTCGAGACCTTCTCTTGATGTCTGAGATGGTTCTTCCTCGCTTTATCCTGTGTATCATACAGTATCTGAGAGACGGATACATTGAAGCAG ACACCTCAACTGAGAGAGATCTACAGAAAGTTCTGCAGCAGCTGGAACCTCAGATCTCCTTCCTTGAGGAGCTCACGAAGATGGGCGGCGCAATGAGGACTGTACTGACAAAGATCTTGACCAATCAGCAAACATTCAAGGAGTTGAGCATGG GCCAAGAGGAGAATTTGTATGCTAAAAAGAACTATGACAAGTATTTGTCAGCCTTGCAGAATTCAGGTCTTGTTTCTATGGAGGAGAAAGCCCAAGGTGCTACTGGTGATGTCGCTGTTGGTGCTGAAGGAGGTGCAGGAGCGATGGTCCTATTGG CAACCAGCGCACCAGGGAGCCCAGATGAGTCTAATAAAGAG gaGGACCAAGATGCAGGACAGTCTGTTGGACAAAGGAAGAGGGTTAAGCTGAGCAGCAGTACCAAAG ACCCGTGTATTATTGAATCTCTGAAGCATAAATGCTTCCTCGAGGAGTTGCTGTTTTGGACAATAAAATATGAGTTTCCTCAGAAGATGGTCACTTTCCTACTAAACATGTTACCAGATCAAGATTACAAG ATCACTTTTACAAAAACATTTGTTCAGCATTATGCATTCATCATGAAAACACTGATGAAAAGCCACGAGTCAGATACCATGTCCAACCGCATTGTACATATTAGTGTGCAGCTGTTTAGCAACGAGGAGCTGGCTCGACACGTGACGGAGGAGTGTCAACTGCTGGACATAATGGTCACAGTTCTCCTCTACATGATGGAGAGTTGCCTTATTAAAAGTGAACTTCAGG ATGAAGAGAACAGTCGCCATGTTGTGGTGAACTGCAGCGAGGCTCTGTTGAAGAACAACACCTACTGGCCATTAGTTAGTGATTTTATTAACATCCTCTCACACCAAAGTGTAGCGAAAAAGTTCCTGGAGGACCATTCATTGTTGATGCTGTGGATGAGCTTTGTGTCATTTTTCCAAG GTATGAACCTGAATAAGCGGGAGTTGAATGAGCACGTGGAATTTGAGTCTCAGACATACTATGCAGCATTTGCAGCAGAGCTTGAGGCCTGTGCACAACCAATGTGGGGTCTCTTAACACACTGCAAAGTCAAA GAGACACAGGAATATACTAAGACTGTGGTACGCTACTGCTTGGAGACCCTGCAGATCTGGTTTGATGCCATTGGCTTCATTGACGAG CCTGCCCCAAATCAAGTGACATTTCACCTGCCACTGCACCGCTACTATGCCATGTTCCTCAGTAAG GCTGTAAAGTGCCAAGGCCTGGACCTGGACAGCCTCCTGCCTGACCAAGAgatgctgatgaagatcatggtGCATCCACTCCAAATCCAG GCATGCCTGTCAGAGATCCACAGCAACATGTGGGTCAGGAATGGTCTGCAGATCAAGGGACAGGCTATGACCTACGTGCAGTCACACTTCTGCAACTCCATGATTGATCCAGACATCTATCTGCTCCAG GTTTGTGCATCAAGACTAGATCCTGACTACTTTATCTCAAGTGTCTTTGAGAG ATTCAAGGTGGTCGACCTGTTGACGATGGCGTCTCAGCATCAGAACGCTGTGTTGGACTCTGAGCAGGAGAGGCCGATGCTTGAAGGAGCACTGACCTTCCTGGTCATATTGACAAGCCTTCGCGTTCATTTGG GGATGACGGATGATGAGATCCTTCGAGCTGAGATGGTCTCACAGTTGTGTATGAATGACCGTACACACAGCGCGCTGCTAGACCTT ATTCCTGAGAATCCCAACCCAAAGAGTGGCATTGTTCCAGGGAGCTGTAGTTTTGAGGAGATGCTGTCTGCTGTGGCTGACTTCAAAGCACCAGTGTTTGAGCCTGGAGGTTCCATGCAGCAGGGCATGTACACACCAAAAG CGGAGGTGTGGGAGAAGGAGTTTGACCCCATCATGGTCGTTCTCAGAACGGTCTATCGGCGTGACGTCCAATCAGCAATGGACAGATACTCAGCATT TTTAAAACAGTCTGGACTTCACACCGGCAACCCATGGCCACCTTACAAAGAGAGGACTCCTCTGCATCCGTGTTACAAAGGCCTAATCAAGCTGTTGCACTGCAAGACGCTGCACATTGtgatattcactctcctttacAAG ATATGGATGGATCACCCGAACATGTCGGAGCATGTGCTGTGCATGGTGCTGTACCTGATTGAGCTGGGCTTGGACAACCAGGTTCAAGACAACAAGGGGGATGAG GAGCCTTGCATTGAGGAGCACTGCCATGACAGCTGGTTCCCAGGCACAAACCTGCTCTCCAATCTGCACCACGTCATCAACTTTGTGAGGGTTCGGGTTCCTGAGACGGCTCCTGAAGTGAAGAGAGAGGCCCCTCCCAGCACCAGCACTGAAGCTTCTTCTTATGGCCAG AACCTGCGTGAAGCTCAGGTGTTCAGCCTTGTAGCGGAGCGGAGGAGGAAGTTCCAGGAGATAATCAACCGCAGCAACACTGAAGCCACCCAGGTCGTCAGGCCCAAGAGCTCCTCAACACGCTGGGTCCCACCAGGCACTCCCCCTCAGCTGGTGACAGAGATCCTGGAGATCCGGGAGAGCATGCTGTCCCTCCTCATCAAGCTCCACCAGAAGCTGTCGTCCAAGCAGAACTCTCTGTCGGCTTCCTGGCTGGAGGATATGGACACGAGTCGTCACACTCATGGAGACGGCATCACAGCCATTGAGCGCATCCTCACCAAGGCAGCCGCGCGCAGCTGCCAAATCAAGCGTAGCATCCAGGACATTTGTGGAAAGGTGTGTCCTCCTGTGCCACCAAAGAAGAACAGTCCCTCTGACAAGAAAACCATGGATAAAGAAGAGAG acgTCAGAGGGctagagagagacagcagaagCTGCTTGCTGAATTTGCCTCCAGGCAGAAGAGTTTCATGGAAACGGCCATGGATGTTG AATCCCCTGACACCGAAGCAGCCATGGACCTCGGAGCGTCTGAAGTGATGGAGTCTGAGGTTCTTTATGACTGCGTGATCTGCGGCCAAAGCGGACCCTCCACTGAAGACAGACCCACCGGCCTAGTAGTTCTCCTCCAAGCATCCTCAG TGCTCGGGCACCGCTGCAAAAGCGAAGAAGCTAAGAAGCTACCGACTAGTGATGAAGAGCACATCTACGCTGCAGACACGTGTGGAGTGGCTCATGATGTCAGACTGACGCTCATGCAACGGTTCTTCAAAGAT AGCTCTTGTCTGCAGTCTGTGTCAATAGGTTGGGATGGGGGCGTCTACGTTCAGACCTGTGGACACACTTTGCATATAGATTGCCACAAGTCATACATGGAGTCTCTGAGG AATGACCAGGTCCTCCAGGGTTTCTCTGTGGACAAGGGTGAATTTACGTGCCCACTGTGTCGACAGTTTGCCAATAGTGTCCTTCCCTGTCGCCCCGGGCGGGGCACAGAGGCTGGAGCCTGGCACACACCCACAAACAAGAAGACGTTTGCGCTCGTAAAGGAGGTGGAAGATCTTCAGGAGAAGATGGGCCTTTTCCCA acggAATCCAACTTGAGTAAAGAGATGGAGCTGGTCATTAAAGACATCAAGAATACCACCCAGAAGAAATACATGGACTACGGCAAAAACCCTGGCTCCCCTGACAACGATTTCCTCTTCATGTACTCCGTGGCAAG GACCAACCTGGAGTTGGAACTTGTGCACCGAGGAGGAAACTTGTGTTCTGGAGGGGCCAGTGCGTCTGCCAAACGCTCCTGTCTCA atCAGCTGTTCCATGTGCTGGCCATGCACATGCGTCTTTACAGCATTGATTCAGCCTACAACCCCTGGACTAGGCTGACTCAGGTTGCACAaagcagagaggcaga TGGCTTTGATGATGAGAGACCTGAGGTACCCATGCTGTTTCGAGATGTCCCATCCCTCCTGATTATCTTTGTGCTTACAATGCCACAGCCTCTGCGAAAAG AGCACTTTACCTGTGTGGTGAAGATGCTGTACAACCTGCAGTTCGCCCAGGCTCTGGCTGCTCTCTCAACCAAGTTCAGCCCAGAAGAAAGGCAGGCCTGGAGCACATCTGGAGCACTCAAGAAG AATGCTGCAAATGCCGAGACATCCTTTGAAGCGCTGCTCAGTCACGTTATCAGTGAGCTCTCTAAGGACAAGAGTGTCTACAAGGTGAACGCTGAAGAAACATCAATG CTGATCTCCAGTGTGTGGTCTCCACAGTCTATCGAGTTCAGCCTTCAGCAGTTCTGCCTGCCCTTCCTGCGTCTCTCCTGCCTTCTGCAGCATCACCTCTACGGAGACAACCTAACTGGCTGTCTG GAGGGGGAGGAGTTCTCGTCCTTGGCTGTGTGTCTAGGGCTCTTAACCTCGGCCCCTCAGCCTTCCAGCATCGTGCACAGTGCCTCATGTCTGAAGTGGGCGGTCAGCGCCTTTGACCTGGTGACACAGTGGTGCGCTGAGGTCACAGGGCTCTCTCAGATGCAGGCTGAGCAATCATTG ACCTTGCTTGTCCAGGAACCTCGGTGGGCAGCGCCCCGTCTTCTCCAGCTACCCGACAACTATAATATCATCTTCCAGTACTATCACAGGAAGGCCTGCACTGCCTGCAAAAAAGTGCCAAAAGATCCCGCGCTCTGCCTTGTTTGTGGCGCCTTCGTCTGTCTCAAAGGCCCGTGCTGCAAACAGCAGGGTATCTGTGAATGTGTTTTG CACTCCCAACATTGTGGCGCAGCTACAGGCATCTTTCTACTGATAAATGCctcagtcatcatcatcattcgtGGACATCGTTTCTGCCTGTGGGGCTCTGTTTACCTAGATGCCCACGGAGAGGAGGATCGCGATTTACG CCGTGGCAAGCCTCTCTTCTTATGTGAAGAGAGGTATCGAGTGTTGGAGCAACAGTGGGTTTCACACACCTTTGATCACATCAATAAGCGTTGGGGGCCTCACTATAACGGACTCTAA